In Spirochaetota bacterium, a single genomic region encodes these proteins:
- a CDS encoding glycosyltransferase, whose product MNIVIFTDTFLPKIDGVAVSVESFSRILSARGHNFVICCPRYGVGDPMELGERVKIVRFSNFSLPSYPDIKVVFPLFRKIREAMTMFPADLVHIQSPGLLGIYGIIAARYYGVPAIGTYHTLVSEVTTYLSPARLLKIDRLIAFYRSLRGTTDRVSPARNNKKTLAQRAVQRLCNWLYERKDLIISPSHRIKSVLEEQNVTTPIEVISNGMDLGVFRGSVKERPSGPPRLLHVGRISFEKNCDVVLGAFAQIHREIPGATLTIVGDGPALESLKAMTGRLGLADRVVFTGFVPRAELPDLYPRYDLFLTASTMETQGLVVLEAIASGLPCVGVDAYALPELIHNGENGFIARPFDPEEMARLALDILGDASRYRAFSAEGLRIASEHEINRCATRLEAVYARESARAGSRLVRMTEAA is encoded by the coding sequence ATGAATATAGTCATCTTTACCGATACATTTCTTCCCAAGATCGACGGCGTGGCGGTTTCGGTCGAGAGCTTTTCGCGGATACTGTCGGCCCGCGGGCATAATTTCGTGATCTGCTGCCCCAGGTACGGCGTTGGCGACCCGATGGAACTTGGGGAGCGCGTAAAGATCGTACGCTTCAGTAATTTCTCTCTTCCATCGTATCCCGACATCAAAGTGGTATTCCCGCTATTCAGAAAGATCAGGGAGGCGATGACGATGTTCCCCGCAGACCTGGTACACATACAGTCACCCGGGCTTTTGGGAATCTACGGCATCATCGCGGCCCGGTATTACGGGGTCCCTGCGATCGGCACCTATCACACCCTTGTCTCCGAAGTGACCACCTATCTTTCGCCGGCGCGACTGCTGAAGATCGACCGGCTCATTGCGTTCTACCGTTCGCTCCGGGGAACGACCGATCGGGTGTCCCCGGCACGCAACAACAAAAAGACCCTTGCGCAGCGGGCCGTTCAGCGATTGTGCAACTGGCTCTATGAGCGCAAGGACCTCATCATCAGCCCCAGCCACAGGATCAAAAGCGTCCTCGAGGAGCAAAACGTCACCACGCCCATCGAGGTAATCTCCAACGGCATGGACCTGGGGGTTTTTCGCGGAAGCGTGAAGGAACGCCCGTCCGGTCCCCCGCGCCTCCTTCATGTCGGCCGCATCTCCTTCGAGAAAAACTGCGACGTGGTGCTGGGTGCTTTCGCCCAAATTCACCGCGAAATACCGGGCGCCACACTCACCATCGTCGGCGACGGACCCGCGCTCGAATCGCTGAAGGCCATGACCGGGCGCCTCGGACTCGCCGACCGGGTGGTGTTCACCGGATTTGTCCCGCGCGCGGAACTCCCGGACCTCTACCCGCGCTACGATCTCTTCCTTACCGCTTCGACCATGGAGACCCAGGGGCTGGTGGTACTGGAGGCGATCGCAAGCGGCCTGCCCTGCGTGGGCGTCGACGCGTACGCGCTCCCGGAACTCATTCACAATGGAGAAAACGGCTTCATCGCGCGTCCCTTCGATCCGGAAGAAATGGCACGTCTTGCGCTCGACATCCTCGGTGATGCGTCCCGCTACCGGGCCTTCTCGGCGGAAGGATTGCGGATCGCGTCCGAACATGAAATCAACCGGTGCGCGACCCGCCTGGAAGCCGTGTATGCGCGTGAGTCCGCCCGGGCGGGCTCACGCCTCGTCCGGATGACCGAGGCCGCTTAG